The Prochlorococcus marinus str. MIT 1214 sequence TAATTAAGACACTTGAAAGGTTGCCAGAAACAATGCCGATATGGATGATGCCAGCTCAATCAATTGGATTCTCCCCTGAGCATCAAGCTTTCCCAGGAACTTTGTCCTTGTCAGCAGATGTTTTGCTTTCACTAGTAACTGATGTTGGTCAGCAAATAGCTTCTATGGGATTTAAAAGATTAGTATTCTTTAATGCTCATGGAGGACAGATAGGTCTTCTGCAAGCAGTTTCAAGGCAATTAAGAATTCAATGCCCTTCCCTAGCAGTATTGCCTTGTTTCCTTTGGAGTGGTGTTCCAGGCTTAGATGATCTTCTGCCTGAAAAAGAAGTTGAGGAAGGACTCCACGCTGCTTTAGCAGAAACAAGTCTTATGTTGCACATGGCTGAAAACTTGGTCCGAAATAA is a genomic window containing:
- a CDS encoding creatininase family protein; translated protein: MTWPEASKAASGKGSTLVWPFGACEQHGPHLPLITDTFFAENILIKTLERLPETMPIWMMPAQSIGFSPEHQAFPGTLSLSADVLLSLVTDVGQQIASMGFKRLVFFNAHGGQIGLLQAVSRQLRIQCPSLAVLPCFLWSGVPGLDDLLPEKEVEEGLHAALAETSLMLHMAENLVRNNSYLEKKGANEEIISAPKGWSLEGASPCAWLTEDLSSSGVIGDASFSNPELGAALENALIDHWKSLFTSLLESNWPPIMSESPVSSS